A region from the Clostridium beijerinckii genome encodes:
- a CDS encoding MBL fold metallo-hydrolase translates to MQNNIKKMLVIFPMIFLLCTSFIGIYAKAEVKVDKQDIIVTTSITENKGTGSTNSGRSTTISGQNVEVPSQNDTETKYDEDLNKQTVVQEVLPEWKNIDGRLYYVTKDGILEKTGWFEEKDENPNAKNDNEYYLDKNHAATIGWKKFGRSWYYFNEAGIKQTGWQLIKYNWYHLDEDGMMDIGWIEDDGHKFYLNDEGIMTVGKKYIKDNWYFFRFNGILQTGFYNNNGKIYYSTKDGIMGANEWINTKSNKYYVKADSSIATGNAIIDNKMEEFNSSGKYTGTAKMKNHLFVKYLNVGNADCEFIKLPSGETVLIDTGDVKTPEKVVNFLKEQDLKQKDGKGVIDYIIITHGHSDHIGGLASILDNFKVKKVYMPDIAIMKDWYSDVKVTTENAANIEMMKIDYNVYNDAVKAMKDKNIEFTDTENGEFIDKNKILQFVQSDKDFGPIGSPALVAEYWGVNENSAIVYLNYGDLQALFSADMEWNSEKDFWVNDLLDGRDVDVLKVPHHGNDTSSTVDFIRYLKPDIGIISRSDKSIVKNIAYDNLISNGVSLYETSAKDGVSIYATPENWTVSK, encoded by the coding sequence ATGCAAAATAATATAAAAAAGATGTTAGTCATATTTCCAATGATTTTCTTATTATGTACGTCTTTCATTGGAATTTATGCAAAGGCTGAAGTAAAAGTGGACAAGCAAGATATTATAGTTACAACAAGTATTACAGAAAATAAAGGGACAGGGTCAACAAATTCAGGAAGATCAACAACTATTTCTGGGCAAAATGTTGAAGTACCAAGTCAAAATGATACAGAAACAAAATATGATGAAGATTTAAATAAACAAACAGTAGTTCAAGAAGTTTTGCCAGAGTGGAAGAATATAGATGGAAGGCTGTATTATGTTACTAAAGATGGAATATTAGAAAAAACAGGATGGTTTGAGGAAAAAGATGAGAATCCTAATGCAAAAAATGATAATGAATATTATTTAGATAAAAATCATGCTGCAACAATTGGTTGGAAAAAATTCGGAAGGTCATGGTATTATTTCAATGAAGCTGGAATTAAACAAACTGGTTGGCAATTAATTAAATATAATTGGTATCATTTAGATGAAGATGGAATGATGGATATTGGGTGGATTGAAGACGATGGACATAAATTTTACTTAAATGATGAAGGAATCATGACTGTAGGTAAAAAATACATAAAAGATAATTGGTATTTTTTCAGATTTAATGGAATTCTTCAAACTGGATTTTATAATAATAATGGAAAAATTTATTATTCAACTAAAGATGGCATAATGGGAGCAAATGAGTGGATAAATACTAAAAGCAATAAGTATTATGTTAAAGCAGATAGTAGCATTGCAACTGGAAATGCAATCATAGATAATAAAATGGAAGAGTTTAATTCTAGTGGAAAATATACAGGCACTGCAAAAATGAAAAATCATTTATTTGTAAAATATTTAAATGTTGGAAATGCAGATTGTGAATTTATAAAGCTCCCAAGTGGAGAAACTGTACTTATTGATACTGGAGATGTAAAGACTCCAGAAAAAGTAGTTAATTTTTTAAAGGAGCAAGATCTTAAACAGAAAGATGGAAAAGGGGTAATTGACTACATTATAATTACTCATGGACATTCTGATCATATTGGTGGACTAGCTTCTATTTTAGATAATTTTAAAGTTAAAAAAGTATATATGCCTGATATTGCAATAATGAAAGATTGGTATTCAGATGTAAAAGTTACAACAGAAAATGCTGCAAACATTGAAATGATGAAGATAGATTATAATGTTTATAATGATGCAGTAAAAGCTATGAAAGACAAAAATATAGAATTTACTGATACGGAAAATGGTGAATTTATAGATAAAAATAAAATTTTGCAATTTGTACAATCAGACAAGGATTTTGGACCAATAGGATCTCCAGCCCTTGTAGCAGAGTATTGGGGAGTTAATGAAAATTCTGCTATAGTATACTTAAACTATGGAGATTTACAAGCTTTATTTTCTGCTGACATGGAATGGAATTCAGAAAAAGATTTTTGGGTAAATGATTTATTAGATGGAAGAGATGTTGATGTATTAAAGGTACCGCATCATGGAAATGACACATCATCAACTGTAGACTTTATTAGATACCTAAAACCCGATATTGGAATAATAAGCAGATCAGATAAAAGCATAGTAAAAAACATTGCTTATGATAATTTAATTTCTAATGGAGTTAGCTTATATGAAACAAGTGCAAAAGATGGAGTTTCAATATATGCAACGCCAGAAAATTGGACAGTCTCAAAATAG
- a CDS encoding transposase, which produces MILGKKVRLYQTKEQEQKLWQSVGTARFIYNWTLAKQEENYKNGGKFIFDGDLRKELTILKKTEELKWLNDVSNNVAKQAVKDGCNAYKNFFKGLADKPRFKSRRKSKPSFYNDNIKLKVKENSILIEKIGWINIKKNVIPTDCKYTNPRISFDGKYWFIAVGIEKDQPVVELTIESIGIDVGVKDLAICSNGMTFKNINKTRVVKQLEKRLRRLQRRVSRKYIKNKEGSKFVKTSNIIKMEKQIKLLHRTLTNTRSNHNHQATNMIVKTKPSRVVMETLNIKGMMKNRHLSKAIAKQCLYDFKRQMQYKCEFNGIEIVEADKWYPSSKTCSECGHIKPKLPLSVRTYICEECGCVIDRDYNASINLSRYELVV; this is translated from the coding sequence ATGATACTGGGGAAGAAAGTTAGGTTATATCAAACTAAAGAACAGGAACAAAAATTATGGCAATCAGTCGGTACTGCAAGATTTATTTATAATTGGACACTTGCAAAGCAAGAAGAAAATTATAAAAATGGTGGTAAGTTTATATTTGATGGTGATTTAAGAAAAGAATTAACTATCTTAAAGAAAACAGAAGAATTAAAATGGCTTAATGATGTATCTAATAATGTAGCAAAACAAGCTGTTAAAGATGGTTGCAATGCTTATAAGAATTTCTTTAAAGGATTAGCAGATAAGCCAAGATTCAAGAGTAGAAGAAAGTCTAAACCATCATTCTATAATGACAATATAAAATTAAAAGTTAAAGAAAATTCTATACTAATTGAAAAAATTGGTTGGATAAATATAAAGAAAAATGTAATACCTACGGATTGTAAATATACCAACCCGAGAATAAGCTTTGACGGAAAGTATTGGTTTATAGCGGTTGGAATAGAAAAAGATCAACCAGTAGTTGAATTAACTATTGAATCAATAGGTATAGATGTTGGAGTGAAAGATTTAGCTATATGCTCCAATGGAATGACATTTAAAAATATTAATAAAACAAGAGTTGTAAAGCAACTGGAAAAAAGGCTACGTAGATTACAACGTAGGGTATCTCGCAAATACATAAAAAATAAAGAAGGGAGTAAGTTTGTCAAAACAAGTAATATTATAAAAATGGAAAAGCAGATTAAATTACTTCATAGAACATTAACCAATACAAGAAGTAATCATAATCACCAAGCAACGAACATGATAGTGAAAACCAAGCCATCAAGAGTTGTTATGGAAACACTTAATATTAAAGGAATGATGAAGAACCGTCATTTGTCAAAAGCAATAGCAAAGCAATGTTTATATGACTTTAAAAGACAAATGCAATATAAATGTGAGTTCAATGGAATTGAGATTGTTGAAGCTGATAAATGGTATCCGTCATCAAAGACTTGTAGTGAGTGTGGTCATATAAAACCAAAACTTCCACTATCAGTGAGGACATATATATGTGAAGAATGTGGTTGTGTTATAGATAGGGATTATAATGCAAGCATCAATCTATCAAGATATGAATTAGTAGTGTAA
- a CDS encoding YitT family protein, with product MSTYYKYKKNIIDILFIFSGCMIASLGVNLFLSHAKLLSGGATGVALILEYTAEVPAGIVILIINIPLLILSYKKLEKSFTIYTTIGMLCLSISLMITKPFKYLINMESDLLIFCIYGGVLCGIGYGLVFLRSGSTGGTDIITMLIRKKYSNFNIGSLGFSLNLIIVIIGAIIFGIPQALYTLISLFIQSVVLDRMLKGFSSKKLLLILTRKEKEIIEYVIKDLNRGVTSLFAEGEYTHDKKKMLYCIVSSHQMIELNTVVHNIDPGAFITIVDVSEVRGKGFLNI from the coding sequence ATGAGTACATATTATAAATATAAAAAGAATATAATTGATATTTTGTTCATATTTTCAGGTTGTATGATAGCATCTTTAGGAGTAAATCTTTTTTTATCACATGCTAAACTTTTAAGTGGGGGTGCTACTGGAGTAGCATTAATTCTAGAGTATACAGCTGAAGTTCCAGCTGGTATAGTAATTCTAATAATTAATATACCATTGCTTATATTAAGCTATAAAAAACTCGAAAAATCATTTACTATTTATACAACAATAGGAATGCTTTGTCTTTCAATTTCACTTATGATAACAAAACCATTTAAATATTTAATTAATATGGAAAGTGATTTACTTATTTTTTGTATATATGGTGGAGTTTTATGTGGAATTGGTTATGGATTGGTATTTTTAAGAAGTGGTTCTACTGGGGGAACTGATATCATAACAATGTTAATTAGAAAAAAGTATTCAAATTTTAATATAGGTAGTTTAGGATTTTCTCTTAATCTGATAATAGTAATTATTGGAGCAATAATATTCGGTATTCCACAAGCCTTATATACATTAATTTCGTTATTCATCCAAAGCGTAGTTCTTGATAGGATGTTAAAAGGATTTAGCAGTAAAAAACTTCTCCTTATTTTAACAAGAAAAGAAAAAGAAATTATTGAATATGTAATTAAAGACCTTAATCGTGGAGTTACATCTTTATTTGCAGAAGGTGAATACACTCATGATAAAAAGAAAATGCTTTATTGTATTGTAAGTTCACATCAAATGATAGAATTGAATACTGTTGTACATAATATAGATCCAGGTGCATTTATAACCATAGTGGATGTATCTGAAGTTAGAGGTAAGGGATTTTTAAATATTTAA